A window from Vigna angularis cultivar LongXiaoDou No.4 chromosome 7, ASM1680809v1, whole genome shotgun sequence encodes these proteins:
- the LOC108337832 gene encoding probable pectinesterase 66 has translation MKLFYRTMRLLPILFISCFFSLGRAKDCGGNNVTQTIIVGKYGHDAFRTIQAAIDSVRSNNDHWVKIHIKAGLYIESVIIPVDKPCIILEGEGGGTIIRHSDHQSINNNATLVSFPPNVLASGLTFLNSYNVGPYNLANKIEPANAARLLGDKYFFHNCSFIGYQDTLFDHTGRHVFKDCYIQGDADFIYGYGRSYYTNCLINVVGRVPNLPGFVTANGRESADDPSGFVFEGGSIVGKVKVNLGRAWKPYARVIFKNTYFSDNVTPQGWVAWSAAGNENRTTYAEVDCKGPGANTSNRVAWMKKLSSSDLNQFSFASFINSDGWVDNLPTIS, from the exons ATGAAATTGTTTTATAGAACGATGAGACTTCTTCCCATCTTGTTCATTAGTTGTTTCTTTAGTCTTGGTAGAGCCAAAGACTGTGGTGGAAATAATGTTACACAAACCATAATTGTCGGTAAGTATGGGCACGACGCATTCAGGACAATTCAGGCGGCCATTGATTCTGTAAGAAGTAACAATGATCACTGGGTAAAGATTCACATAAAAGCAGGCTTGTACAT AGAAAGTGTTATTATTCCCGTTGACAAGCCATGCATCATTTTAGAAGGAGAAGGTGGCGGAACAATCATTAGGCACTCGGACCACCAGTCAATAAACAATAACGCTACATTAGTTTCTTTCCCACCAAATGTGCTTGCAAGTGGACTTACTTTTTTg AACTCATATAATGTCGGCCCTTACAATTTGGCAAACAAAATCGAACCAGCAAATGCGGCAAGACTGTTGGGAGATAAATATTTCTTCCATAATTGTAGTTTTATAGGTTATCAAGACACTCTGTTTGATCATACGGGACGTCATGTTTTTAAAGATTGTTACATTCAGGGTGATGCGGATTTTATATATGGTTACGGACGATCTTATTATACG AACTGTTTGATCAATGTTGTTGGGAGAGTTCCAAATTTGCCAGGATTTGTGACAGCTAATGGAAGAGAGTCAGCAGATGATCCTAGTGGTTTTGTATTTGAAGGAGGTTCCATTGTTGGTAAAGTTAAAGTGAATTTAGGAAGAGCATGGAAACCCTATGCAAGagtcatatttaaaaatacatatttttctgACAATGTAACTCCTCAAGGATGGGTTGCTTGGTCAGCCGCTGGCAATGA GAACAGGACAACTTATGCTGAAGTTGATTGTAAGGGACCAGGAGCAAATACTTCGAATCGTGTTGCGTGGATGAAGAAACTAAGTTCTTCGGACTTGAATCAGTTTTCTTTTGCGTCTTTTATCAATAGTGATGGATGGGTTGACAACTTACCAAcaatatcttaa